In Equus quagga isolate Etosha38 unplaced genomic scaffold, UCLA_HA_Equagga_1.0 73442_RagTag, whole genome shotgun sequence, the following proteins share a genomic window:
- the LOC124234393 gene encoding keratin-associated protein 21-1-like: protein MNGTLCQLLTVYKGPGEVEDTHTSETSSCNPPEFSSPDNMCCNYYGNSCGYGCRYGYGCGFGPYYGCGSDCGYGCGYGPHYGCGYGTRYGHGYGSCYGCGYGSGSGYCGHRPFFYRRYYSSCC, encoded by the coding sequence ATGAATGGTACGCTCTGCCAATTACTGACAGTATATAAAGGGCCAGGAGAAGTAGAAGACACACACACTTCAGAAACCTCCTCTTGCAACCCGCCTGAATTCTCTTCTCCTGACAACATGTGTTGCAACTACTATGGCAACTCCTGTGGCTATGGCTGCAGATATGGCTATGGCTGTGGGTTTGGCCCCTATTATGGCTGTGGGTCTGACTGTGGCTATGGCTGTGGCTATGGCCCCCATTATGGCTGTGGTTATGGAACCAGATATGGCCATGGATACGGTTCCTGCTATGGCTGTGGATATGGCTCTGGTTCTGGTTACTGTGGCCACAGGCCATTTTTCTACAGAAGATATTATTCTTCTTGCTGCTAG
- the LOC124234314 gene encoding keratin-associated protein 21-1-like — protein MCCNYYGNSCGYGCTYGYGCGFGPHYGCSYGTGYGCGYSPLYGCGYGTRYGCGYGCSYSPRYGCSYGTGYGCGYGSSYGCGYSSGSGYCGYRPLCYRRCYSSCC, from the coding sequence ATGTGTTGCAACTACTATGGCAACTCCTGTGGCTATGGCTGCACATATGGCTATGGCTGTGGATTTGGCCCCCATTATGGCTGCAGTTATGGGACCGGCTATGGTTGTGGATACAGCCCCCTCTATGGCTGTGGTTATGGAACCAGATATGGCTGCGGATATGGCTGTAGCTATAGCCCCCGTTATGGCTGTAGTTATGGAACTGGATATGGCTGTGGTTATGGCTCCAGCTATGGCTGTGGATATAGCTCTGGCTCTGGCTACTGTGGCTACAGGCCACTTTGCTATAGAAGATGTTATTCTTCTTGCTGTTAG